The following are encoded together in the Adhaeribacter arboris genome:
- a CDS encoding VapE domain-containing protein, with the protein MLISKFKYLTETLSPENISFIDFLDSVRNGEWEDLLHRVRTEPDQERRQEYKKKLPYVTISGTFCPRNEKGLQEHSGLLCIDFDDVQNLNQTKQNIISDPFMYACMVSASGRGLAAIVKIDPKRHQEAYLGLESYYYNKYSLIADPSCKDVSRPRYVTYDPDAYLNPNSQKFTTYLPKKAQPKLTTFIYSNSDFDNVIQQIVDNNLDLTGDYHQWRNIGFAIASVFKEAGEEYFVAISQFHPKYNYELTVKQYRYCVKSKGAGITISTFFYFAKMAGLQIISDRTRVIATAAKQAKRSRRDEASAINILEQFDGISPEESEPIVKQVFSQNIDTRDESDLPLVEQAELFLKTNYSFRRNVITRYIEHQGKELTAKDLNSIYLQARKAVGDSLTYDLCDRLINSDLTPDYNPLIEFFQRHQYDPAGGNIDKLIGCIRTDNTFDIKPYIMKWLVGIVSAAHGKHSPLVLVLTGGQGSGKTEFFRRLFPPGLAKYYAESKLDAGKDDELLMTQKLLIMDDEMGGKSKQEAKRLKELTSKQTFSLREPYGRNNVDLQRLAVLCGTTNDTQVLSDPTGNRRIIPVNVLSINHKMYNEVDKTALFAEVYQHYIFNYPWHLSKEEVALLNGQTSEFEEVFTEKELVLEYFDRVDDEGFVGSLDKQRRSLSWIASWLTKHTQHRIDKRKLKLGMEQLGYVYKQYKIAGDKLWGFEFRIKQAATA; encoded by the coding sequence ATGTTAATATCTAAGTTTAAATATCTTACCGAAACTTTAAGCCCGGAAAACATCTCTTTCATAGATTTTTTGGACAGCGTAAGAAATGGGGAATGGGAAGATTTGCTGCATCGCGTACGGACGGAACCCGACCAGGAACGTCGCCAGGAATATAAGAAGAAACTGCCTTACGTCACCATTTCAGGTACCTTCTGCCCGCGTAACGAAAAAGGCTTACAGGAACATTCCGGCTTATTGTGCATTGATTTTGATGATGTCCAAAATCTGAATCAAACCAAACAAAATATAATAAGCGACCCGTTTATGTATGCCTGTATGGTTTCAGCTTCTGGCCGGGGTTTAGCGGCTATTGTGAAGATAGATCCCAAAAGACATCAGGAGGCTTATTTGGGATTAGAAAGTTATTACTACAATAAGTATTCGCTCATCGCCGATCCATCCTGTAAAGATGTTTCGCGACCTCGCTACGTAACGTATGACCCGGATGCCTATCTGAATCCCAATAGTCAAAAGTTTACGACTTACTTACCTAAGAAAGCACAGCCGAAACTAACGACTTTTATTTACTCTAATTCGGATTTTGATAATGTCATTCAGCAAATAGTAGATAATAACTTGGACCTTACGGGCGATTACCACCAATGGCGCAACATAGGATTTGCGATTGCTTCGGTGTTTAAAGAAGCGGGCGAAGAATACTTTGTGGCCATTAGCCAATTCCACCCCAAGTATAATTACGAGCTAACGGTTAAGCAATACCGCTATTGCGTTAAAAGTAAAGGCGCCGGCATTACTATCAGTACCTTCTTTTATTTCGCTAAAATGGCCGGCTTACAGATTATATCGGACCGGACGCGGGTAATTGCGACCGCTGCGAAGCAGGCCAAAAGGAGCCGCCGCGATGAAGCCAGTGCCATCAATATTTTAGAGCAGTTTGATGGCATTTCACCGGAAGAATCGGAGCCGATTGTTAAGCAGGTATTCAGTCAAAATATAGATACCCGCGATGAATCCGATCTTCCATTAGTCGAACAAGCGGAATTGTTCTTAAAAACAAACTACTCCTTTCGCCGCAATGTGATTACCCGCTACATCGAGCACCAGGGTAAAGAACTAACGGCCAAAGATTTAAACAGTATCTACTTGCAAGCCCGGAAAGCGGTTGGTGATTCACTTACTTACGATTTGTGCGATCGGCTCATAAATTCGGACTTAACGCCGGACTACAATCCCTTGATTGAATTTTTTCAGCGCCACCAATATGACCCGGCCGGAGGCAATATTGATAAATTGATTGGTTGTATTCGGACAGACAACACCTTCGATATTAAGCCTTACATAATGAAATGGTTAGTAGGTATTGTGAGTGCCGCTCACGGTAAGCACAGTCCCTTAGTGTTGGTTTTAACCGGGGGGCAGGGTTCCGGTAAAACGGAATTTTTCCGGCGCTTGTTTCCTCCGGGCTTGGCGAAGTATTATGCGGAATCTAAACTAGATGCCGGGAAAGATGATGAATTATTGATGACCCAAAAGCTGCTGATTATGGACGATGAAATGGGGGGCAAGTCCAAGCAGGAAGCCAAACGCTTAAAAGAACTTACTTCCAAGCAGACCTTTTCCCTGCGGGAACCATACGGACGTAACAACGTGGACTTGCAGCGTTTAGCGGTGCTTTGTGGCACGACCAACGACACGCAGGTACTTTCCGACCCGACTGGCAACCGGCGCATTATTCCGGTTAATGTGCTTTCTATCAATCATAAAATGTACAATGAAGTAGATAAAACGGCCCTTTTTGCCGAAGTCTACCAGCATTACATTTTTAACTATCCTTGGCATTTAAGCAAAGAGGAAGTTGCCTTATTAAATGGGCAAACCTCCGAATTTGAAGAAGTTTTTACCGAAAAAGAATTAGTGCTGGAATACTTTGATAGGGTGGATGATGAAGGTTTTGTAGGCTCTTTAGATAAGCAACGTCGCTCTTTATCTTGGATTGCCAGTTGGTTAACGAAGCATACACAGCACCGGATAGATAAGCGAAAATTAAAATTAGGCATGGAGCAGCTAGGGTATGTTTATAAGCAATATAAAATCGCAGGCGATAAGCTTTGGGGATTTGAATTTAGGATTAAGCAAGCGGCAACCGCCTAA
- the terL gene encoding phage terminase large subunit, whose translation MIEEVEFDPAKERVAKFACLDSTLFFTAYFFKKQYNRKFVIGKHHELITQKLDAVLRGEITRLIINIGPRYGKTELAVKSFIANGLALNPASKYIHLSYSDDLALDNSETVRDLVQQDFYKKMFPQVQIKKESNSKKKWYTTAGGGVYATAAAGQVTGFGAGIVDDEEQENNEVEIDNFLTDIEQKQGFGGALIIDDPTKPVDADSETIRERVNQRFDSTISNRVNSRNTPIIIIMQRLHEWDLCGYLMENEPGVWDVLSLPAIQEDEHGNEVALWPFKHTLEELKAMNSRNPLVFGRQYMQNPQPKEGLLYSTFKTYTVAPATKRKTRKAYIDTADTGSDYLCSIVYDETEIGLYVVDILYTQAPMETTEPETATQLTKHKVSVARIESNNGGRGFARNVESQMRILKNHGTRVSWFHQSDSKEVRIFTRSAEVTNMIYMPANWDKLWPTFYKHVTSYAATGKNAHDDAQDTLTGMVEHIGKNMPTDPAVLQMLIR comes from the coding sequence ATGATTGAGGAAGTAGAGTTTGATCCAGCGAAAGAGAGGGTTGCTAAGTTTGCCTGTTTAGATTCTACTTTATTTTTTACGGCTTACTTTTTCAAAAAACAGTACAATCGAAAGTTTGTAATTGGTAAGCACCACGAGCTTATTACTCAGAAGCTAGATGCTGTTTTAAGAGGAGAAATTACACGGCTTATTATCAATATCGGGCCTCGGTATGGTAAAACGGAACTAGCAGTAAAATCATTTATAGCCAATGGATTGGCCTTAAATCCTGCTTCAAAATATATTCATTTATCTTATTCCGATGATTTAGCCCTGGATAATTCGGAAACGGTTCGTGACCTGGTACAACAAGATTTCTATAAAAAGATGTTTCCTCAGGTCCAAATTAAAAAAGAATCTAACTCGAAAAAAAAGTGGTATACCACGGCCGGAGGAGGTGTTTACGCTACCGCAGCTGCTGGCCAGGTAACTGGGTTTGGAGCTGGTATAGTAGATGATGAAGAGCAGGAAAATAATGAAGTAGAGATAGATAATTTCCTCACCGACATAGAGCAAAAACAAGGCTTTGGCGGCGCCCTCATTATTGATGATCCAACAAAGCCGGTTGATGCCGATTCAGAAACCATCCGCGAGCGCGTAAACCAGCGCTTTGATTCTACCATCTCTAACCGGGTAAACAGCCGCAATACCCCCATTATCATCATTATGCAGCGCCTGCACGAATGGGACCTGTGCGGCTATTTAATGGAGAATGAGCCGGGTGTATGGGATGTTTTAAGCTTGCCCGCTATTCAGGAAGATGAGCACGGTAATGAAGTGGCTCTTTGGCCCTTCAAGCACACCTTGGAAGAGCTTAAGGCCATGAACAGCCGGAATCCTTTGGTATTTGGCCGGCAATACATGCAAAACCCACAACCAAAAGAAGGCCTGCTTTATTCAACCTTCAAGACTTATACAGTTGCTCCTGCTACTAAACGTAAAACCCGCAAAGCTTATATAGATACGGCCGATACGGGCTCTGATTACCTCTGCTCTATTGTGTACGATGAAACGGAAATCGGGCTTTATGTGGTCGATATCTTGTATACTCAGGCACCAATGGAAACTACTGAACCGGAGACAGCTACTCAATTAACTAAACATAAAGTTTCAGTTGCTCGCATTGAAAGCAACAACGGAGGCCGTGGTTTTGCCCGAAATGTGGAATCCCAAATGCGTATTCTTAAAAACCATGGAACCAGAGTAAGTTGGTTTCACCAGTCGGATAGCAAAGAGGTACGCATATTTACCCGTTCCGCGGAGGTTACTAATATGATCTACATGCCGGCCAACTGGGATAAGCTTTGGCCTACTTTTTACAAACACGTTACTAGTTACGCCGCTACCGGTAAAAACGCGCACGATGATGCGCAAGATACCTTAACCGGCATGGTGGAGCATATCGGTAAAAACATGCCAACGGACCCGGCTGTACTGCAAATGCTTATTCGCTAA
- a CDS encoding GNAT family N-acetyltransferase, which translates to MSFERLNDGHSFSEFDCGDPDINDFLKEDAINFCNSLMAVSYGFIHPDNKELVGYFCISNDSLIDKGDRSIWNKLNRGINNSKRRKEYPSVKIGRLGVSVNYQGQNIGDQILDFIKGWFAFDNKTGCRFILVDAYNKPKVISFYQRNEFNFLTKSDEGQETRIMFFDLARLL; encoded by the coding sequence TTGTCATTCGAACGACTAAATGATGGTCATAGTTTTAGCGAGTTTGACTGCGGAGATCCAGACATAAACGATTTTCTTAAAGAAGACGCTATAAATTTTTGTAATAGTCTAATGGCTGTTTCTTATGGATTCATCCATCCTGATAACAAAGAATTAGTAGGGTATTTTTGTATCTCAAATGATAGCCTAATTGATAAAGGTGACAGAAGTATTTGGAATAAGCTAAATAGAGGAATTAATAATTCAAAACGGAGAAAGGAATACCCTTCGGTAAAAATTGGCAGGCTTGGGGTTTCAGTAAATTACCAAGGGCAAAATATAGGTGATCAAATACTTGACTTTATAAAAGGGTGGTTTGCTTTTGATAATAAAACAGGATGTAGGTTTATATTAGTAGACGCTTATAATAAACCCAAAGTTATAAGTTTTTACCAAAGAAATGAATTTAACTTTTTAACTAAATCAGACGAGGGACAAGAAACACGAATTATGTTTTTCGATTTAGCAAGATTACTATAA
- a CDS encoding terminase small subunit: MNSDEQELEDELAETPNPDEQSPTKFTVKESRFIEEFCSDFNGSRSAKEAGYSEKNSRRIAYQLLKKPHIKKAIKARLEELSMPAEEATMRMTNIARANLNEYYDIIEVDELTQIEKPLIEIIYELEEEVKFEQEFAERAGFTGKTLTSHQKQQEARKLKILRMQMELERDPLAKRLVSGPPVKKEVAELNLVRLVKAKEKGSIKSVTPTQFGTKVELYAADAALRDIVKIHGLYAPEKVESTNTNRNLNYDVSNLSEKEIQSLYQALKKEYL; this comes from the coding sequence ATGAACTCAGACGAACAGGAGCTAGAAGACGAATTAGCCGAAACTCCTAATCCAGACGAACAAAGTCCTACAAAATTTACGGTAAAGGAATCCCGGTTCATTGAAGAATTCTGTTCAGATTTTAACGGTAGCCGTAGCGCTAAAGAAGCCGGTTATAGTGAAAAAAACTCCCGTAGAATAGCTTATCAGCTGCTTAAAAAACCACACATCAAGAAAGCCATAAAAGCCCGGCTGGAAGAGTTAAGCATGCCCGCAGAAGAAGCCACTATGCGGATGACGAATATCGCCCGGGCAAATCTAAATGAATATTATGATATCATTGAAGTAGATGAGCTTACCCAAATTGAAAAGCCATTAATCGAAATAATTTACGAGCTGGAAGAAGAGGTTAAGTTTGAACAGGAGTTTGCCGAAAGAGCGGGGTTTACTGGCAAAACACTCACCAGTCACCAAAAACAACAAGAGGCCCGGAAACTCAAAATATTACGTATGCAAATGGAATTGGAAAGGGATCCACTGGCTAAGCGCCTGGTATCAGGTCCACCAGTGAAGAAGGAAGTAGCAGAATTAAACCTAGTCCGGTTAGTGAAAGCAAAAGAGAAAGGCAGCATTAAATCCGTAACACCTACCCAGTTCGGGACTAAAGTCGAATTGTATGCTGCCGATGCAGCGTTGCGCGACATCGTTAAGATTCATGGCCTATACGCTCCGGAAAAAGTGGAAAGTACGAATACCAACCGTAACCTCAACTATGATGTATCGAACTTAAGTGAAAAAGAAATCCAATCCTTATACCAGGCTTTAAAAAAGGAATATTTATGA
- a CDS encoding kelch repeat-containing protein, translated as MANFVDARSYTSSFSINQLGYVVGGAAVTRWDTNDCYQYDPLTNKWKNLSPIGYRPIERGFAFVNNGRAYSSSGTSSASNHELYEVYGNNIK; from the coding sequence ATTGCTAACTTTGTCGATGCAAGATCATATACTTCTTCCTTTAGTATTAATCAATTAGGGTATGTAGTAGGTGGGGCAGCAGTAACTAGGTGGGATACTAACGATTGTTACCAATATGACCCACTCACCAATAAATGGAAGAACTTATCTCCTATAGGGTATCGGCCGATAGAAAGGGGCTTTGCCTTTGTCAATAATGGAAGAGCTTATAGTAGTTCAGGTACTTCCAGCGCCTCGAATCATGAGCTCTATGAAGTTTACGGTAATAACATCAAATAA
- a CDS encoding VRR-NUC domain-containing protein, which yields MQTKQSEIQLQASVFQRLWNEYPQTRYSFFAVPNGGTRNSIEAMQLKASGLVPGVADTILLWQGKGYAAEFKTLTGKLREAQIKFREQCEKQGIPYTVIRTEQEFWNWILPIINPLEQAS from the coding sequence ATGCAAACCAAACAATCAGAAATACAATTACAGGCTTCCGTATTTCAGCGTCTTTGGAACGAATACCCGCAAACTCGGTACTCCTTCTTTGCCGTACCGAACGGCGGTACCCGGAATTCAATAGAAGCAATGCAGTTGAAGGCTTCCGGCTTAGTACCAGGGGTAGCAGACACTATTCTTTTGTGGCAAGGGAAAGGCTACGCCGCCGAATTTAAAACGCTTACCGGCAAGCTGAGAGAAGCCCAAATTAAATTCCGGGAACAATGCGAAAAACAGGGTATCCCTTACACCGTTATCCGGACAGAGCAAGAATTTTGGAACTGGATTTTACCCATTATTAATCCTTTAGAACAAGCATCATGA
- a CDS encoding exonuclease domain-containing protein, with product MTKVLPFKTVYNSIQQEIQKYKKLRDSLTFTAIDFETANEMYSSACCVGYVRVEHGKIVDMGCSLIYPRFHPVSSRNYLIHGISNEQLQKAPTFDEIWVKLQPLIEGQIVVSHNSSFDINVLEETAEYNYISLADYRYMCSHRLVQEAFPSLENYRLNDCAKFFGLNLDHHNALSDALVCAEITLKALKSGHDTGFNYLNQDLTGHIIKKKSADKLDRSFDSLVGHKKVDSNLLKPNLEAADKEHVFYNKKIVFTGDLKTITRHEAAAKVQALGGDINTAISKKTNIVIMGEKAGPSKLEKIFTYNSEGCNIQIIEEEEFLTYLN from the coding sequence ATGACCAAAGTTCTACCCTTTAAAACAGTATACAACAGTATACAACAAGAGATTCAGAAGTATAAAAAGTTAAGAGATTCTTTAACTTTTACGGCCATTGATTTTGAAACTGCTAACGAAATGTACAGTAGTGCTTGCTGCGTGGGCTACGTTCGGGTGGAGCATGGCAAGATCGTAGATATGGGTTGTTCTTTGATATATCCGCGTTTTCATCCGGTGAGCTCCAGGAACTATCTTATTCACGGAATTAGCAATGAACAATTGCAGAAGGCTCCCACTTTCGACGAAATCTGGGTAAAACTACAACCTTTGATTGAAGGTCAAATTGTAGTATCTCATAACAGTAGTTTCGACATAAATGTGCTGGAGGAAACAGCGGAATACAACTATATTTCACTTGCAGATTACCGTTATATGTGCTCGCACCGATTAGTGCAGGAAGCCTTTCCATCTTTAGAAAATTATCGGCTAAATGATTGTGCCAAATTCTTTGGTTTAAACCTAGATCATCACAATGCCTTATCTGATGCTCTAGTATGTGCGGAAATTACGCTTAAAGCTTTGAAGTCAGGTCATGACACTGGATTTAATTACTTAAATCAGGATCTAACCGGACATATCATAAAAAAGAAATCTGCTGACAAACTTGATCGAAGTTTTGATTCCCTAGTTGGACACAAAAAGGTGGACTCAAATCTATTGAAACCTAATCTGGAGGCTGCTGATAAAGAACACGTGTTTTATAATAAGAAAATTGTCTTTACCGGCGATTTAAAAACAATTACTAGGCACGAGGCGGCAGCAAAGGTACAGGCGCTAGGAGGGGACATTAATACAGCCATAAGTAAGAAAACCAATATTGTAATTATGGGCGAAAAAGCTGGACCTTCTAAGTTAGAGAAAATCTTTACATATAACTCTGAAGGGTGTAATATCCAAATTATAGAAGAAGAAGAATTTCTAACCTACCTTAATTAG
- a CDS encoding DEAD/DEAH box helicase: MKFPLSNQTIEKSDKENTIIPLLAKEKKDPSILSLRPYQSEAILQLRGAFRSQKKKVILCLPTGAGKTYTFSDLAKKTIDKGGKVLILTHRVELLTQANGALSKVGLNPFIIQANCKHIHPSSCYVAMVETLYRRLQKPEFVQVIGNITLIIIDECHLGNFRKVLELFPDVHIIGATATPISSKKEFPLKDFFDEIIVPIDIPSLILMGFLASARTYGAIEEVSNLKTKMGEYTDASLMGAFDKKLMYDDAINHYKDFAQGRKAICFNINIEHSLKMRDAFRDAGIRCEHLDGEISETERKRILASFKKGEFEVLCNVGVLTTGFDEPSISCIIVNRATKSTSLYFQMCGRGSRILEGKEDFIIIDMGSNFKEHGLWNEPVNWKERFLNPKKPSKNAGVAPVKECPECNAIIPAVSKLCQHCGFKYTKEVETKELLRSAGFVEITPSDLNKPANKMSVREVEAFRLLRGYKIGWAVHQLRERGRTALEEYAQLKNYKAGWVNHQMEEEYVNI, translated from the coding sequence ATGAAATTCCCTCTATCTAACCAAACAATTGAAAAGAGTGATAAGGAGAACACTATCATTCCCCTACTTGCAAAAGAAAAAAAAGACCCTTCTATATTATCATTAAGACCCTACCAATCAGAAGCCATTTTGCAGTTACGAGGAGCTTTTCGTTCGCAAAAAAAGAAGGTCATTCTGTGCTTGCCCACCGGAGCGGGAAAAACTTATACCTTTAGTGATTTAGCCAAAAAAACAATTGATAAAGGAGGTAAGGTATTAATCCTTACTCACCGGGTAGAACTACTAACTCAGGCCAACGGTGCTTTATCGAAAGTAGGTTTAAACCCCTTTATTATTCAGGCAAATTGCAAGCACATTCATCCCTCCTCATGTTACGTGGCAATGGTAGAAACGCTCTACCGTCGTTTACAAAAGCCTGAATTCGTTCAAGTAATTGGTAATATAACGCTGATAATTATTGATGAATGCCATTTAGGTAATTTTCGTAAGGTTTTAGAATTATTTCCGGATGTCCATATTATCGGCGCCACGGCTACCCCGATTTCATCTAAGAAGGAATTTCCTTTGAAAGACTTCTTTGATGAAATAATTGTGCCGATAGATATTCCTTCTTTAATCCTAATGGGTTTTTTGGCATCCGCCCGGACATACGGGGCAATAGAAGAAGTATCGAACCTGAAAACTAAAATGGGAGAGTATACGGATGCTTCGTTAATGGGTGCTTTTGATAAGAAGCTCATGTATGATGATGCAATTAATCATTATAAAGACTTTGCCCAAGGCAGAAAGGCCATTTGTTTCAATATCAATATTGAACATAGCTTGAAAATGCGGGATGCTTTTCGGGATGCCGGTATCCGTTGCGAACACTTAGATGGAGAGATCTCGGAAACTGAGCGTAAAAGAATTTTAGCTTCTTTCAAGAAAGGTGAGTTTGAAGTTTTGTGCAACGTGGGAGTGCTTACCACCGGATTTGATGAACCTTCCATTTCCTGTATTATCGTTAACCGGGCCACTAAAAGCACTTCGCTTTACTTTCAAATGTGTGGCCGGGGCAGTCGGATTCTGGAAGGGAAAGAAGATTTTATCATTATTGATATGGGTTCCAATTTCAAAGAGCATGGGCTTTGGAATGAGCCGGTAAACTGGAAAGAACGCTTTTTAAACCCCAAAAAACCAAGTAAAAACGCCGGAGTTGCCCCAGTAAAAGAATGCCCGGAATGCAATGCCATTATTCCGGCAGTATCCAAATTGTGCCAACACTGTGGGTTTAAATACACTAAAGAAGTAGAAACTAAAGAGCTACTTCGATCTGCCGGCTTTGTGGAAATTACACCTAGCGATTTAAATAAGCCGGCAAACAAAATGAGTGTGCGTGAAGTAGAAGCATTCCGCCTTTTGAGGGGCTATAAAATAGGTTGGGCGGTGCATCAACTTCGGGAACGGGGCCGCACGGCCCTAGAAGAATATGCCCAATTGAAAAATTATAAAGCGGGTTGGGTAAACCATCAAATGGAAGAAGAATATGTTAATATCTAA
- a CDS encoding site-specific integrase, which yields MFDYSDSGVTIAAMIDNRRANKEGLYPVKVRVTFKRERKYYSTGKWLTLTEWVRLPDAKSKKLSDLKKDIQVAFDKIKQATRDLIKDDLFTFDSLNIRLGSALGLSVNTAIKARIASMLENNQVGTVAIYKSAEVSLTVFAGNNIKFNQITPDWLRRFERYMLDKGKSYTTISMYLRSLQVIVNEAKAAGIIKANQYPFGKGKYEIPQSAGRNIALNLKEIARIVNYECKNSKQELSRDLWFFSYLCNGANMADICRFKFSNIRGNEIAFYRQKTITKTKKKKLILAIVTPQMQAIMDKWGNKSNNPDDYIFTFMKGGESAIEEKKVISNLISFMCHHLQIIGAALGISNLSTYTARHSYASVLKRSGANIAFISESLGHSDLKTTENYLASFEQEERAKNAALLTNF from the coding sequence ATGTTTGATTACTCAGATAGTGGTGTAACCATAGCGGCCATGATAGACAATAGAAGGGCAAATAAAGAAGGCCTATATCCGGTAAAAGTAAGAGTAACTTTTAAGAGAGAGCGTAAATACTACTCTACCGGGAAGTGGCTTACTTTAACCGAATGGGTAAGGCTACCCGATGCTAAAAGCAAAAAGCTTTCTGATCTTAAAAAAGATATTCAAGTGGCATTCGATAAGATTAAGCAGGCAACCCGGGATTTAATAAAAGATGATCTATTTACTTTTGATTCTTTAAATATAAGATTAGGTAGCGCTTTAGGCCTTTCGGTTAATACTGCCATAAAAGCCAGAATAGCAAGTATGTTGGAAAATAACCAAGTAGGAACGGTTGCCATATATAAATCAGCGGAAGTAAGCCTTACAGTTTTTGCCGGTAATAACATTAAGTTTAATCAGATTACTCCAGATTGGTTGCGGCGGTTTGAACGGTATATGTTAGATAAAGGAAAGTCTTACACTACTATTTCCATGTATTTGCGGTCTTTACAGGTAATTGTTAATGAGGCTAAAGCAGCCGGCATTATAAAAGCTAACCAGTATCCATTTGGAAAGGGTAAATATGAAATTCCTCAATCTGCCGGCCGTAATATTGCTTTAAACTTAAAAGAAATAGCCAGGATTGTTAATTATGAGTGTAAAAACAGTAAACAGGAGTTATCCCGGGATCTATGGTTTTTCTCTTACTTATGTAATGGGGCAAATATGGCTGACATTTGTCGTTTTAAGTTCAGTAATATCCGAGGTAATGAGATTGCGTTTTACCGGCAAAAAACAATAACTAAAACCAAAAAAAAGAAGCTTATCCTAGCAATAGTTACCCCACAGATGCAAGCCATAATGGATAAATGGGGAAATAAGTCCAATAATCCAGATGATTATATCTTTACCTTCATGAAGGGTGGAGAAAGTGCCATTGAAGAAAAAAAGGTTATTTCAAATCTTATTTCCTTTATGTGCCACCATCTTCAGATTATAGGAGCAGCTTTAGGTATTAGTAATCTATCTACCTACACAGCCCGGCATAGTTATGCCAGTGTATTAAAACGGTCTGGTGCTAACATTGCCTTTATATCGGAGAGCCTGGGTCATAGTGATCTAAAAACTACAGAAAACTACCTTGCATCCTTTGAGCAGGAAGAACGGGCTAAGAATGCGGCTTTATTAACTAACTTTTGA